The nucleotide window TTAGGGCATCTACTGCTCGCTGAGCTGCGCTCCGCACTTGATTGTCTAAGCCTAGCAGGTCTTCATAGGCTCGCCGAGATCCTACAGTTTCTCGCCCTGTCTGTACGGTGTCGCCGTTGCGGGCAGTAGCTGCAAATCGCATTTCCATGTCAACCCAGCTTTGTTCTAACATTGTGCCTTCAGAGGTAGCCAAAATCACGCGCTGAGTGCTGTCGCCATAGCGTACTGAGGTAGTTGCGATACGAGCATCGAGACTATGGAGAATGTCTGCATAGTAATCACACAGTTGCTTTTTCTGTTGAATGGGAATTTGACGGGGATCAGTACCTGTGAGGGGAATCGTGCAAGTGTCTTGAATCACAGGAATTGACGCCAGGATGGTTTCGTCGTCTCCTACTAAGCGGGCAGCCGCGATCGCCTCCTCGACGTGGGTTTTCAGGGAAGCCAAACGGCTAAAGCTAGAAAACCCCCATCCCCCCTTATAGCAGGCTCGCACTTGGCCTCCGATGGAAAAATCTTCACTTAAGGTTTCAACACGATCGCCCCTGAGCAAAATATTAGTGCCCTGTGACTCCTCTAAGCGAATTGCTAGATAATCCACCCGATGGCGATAGCGAGTAATCAAGTCTGACAATAGGTTGCTAACATCTGCAAGTTCTGTAGCCATGACAAGCAAATAATCTCTTACCCTGTGGTGTTGAATCTTCTCGTCAGCATAACAATAAAAGTAGCGTGTAAAAGTAGCTTGTATGGTTTTCATCCTTCGTGAAATCACGCTAAGGTTATGCAATGTCTCTGCACGAATTAGCAGGGGGTTGGCATGGTGTCAAAAATTTTGGTATGAACATTACCTCAACAAGCAAGGTACTAATCCAGGGTTGTCTGGAGCCGCTCGCTAGCATTCACATTCCCTTAATGCAGACCTATGGCACGAATTTGGTTGCAGGTGTGAGTCCAGGATCTGGCGGACAAACTATTCACGGTATACCTGTGTTTGACATGGTGGAGCAAGCACGGCCAGTGGTTGGGGACATTGACATCAGCATTCTGTTTAACCACCCCTATCGACTACTAGATGCGGCCCTAGAGGCTATAGCAGCCGGGATTCGCCACATTATCATTGTGACGGAAGGAATGCCGCCGCTAGATGTGGTGCAATTACTGCATAAGGCTGATATGACTGAGACGATCGTGTTAGGGCCAAACTGTCCGGGGTTAATTATGCCAGGACAACTCTTGCTGGGCACCTATCCAACAGCGGTTTATCAGCCAGGTTCCATTGGCATTATCAGTCGCTGTGGTACCTTGACCCATGAGGTAGCTTGGCAGCTAACCCAAGCAGGCTTGGGACAGTCGATCGCCGTGGGTATTGGTAGCGGCGCGATTGTTGGCTCATCCTTTGCCCAATGGCTACAAATTCTCGATGAAGATGACAGTACCGACGCGATTGTCTTGGTGGGTGAAATCAACGGTGAGGGTGAAGATATTGCTGCCCAATATGCCGAAGATATGATTGATAAACCTG belongs to Cyanobacteriota bacterium and includes:
- a CDS encoding CoA-binding protein, with product MNITSTSKVLIQGCLEPLASIHIPLMQTYGTNLVAGVSPGSGGQTIHGIPVFDMVEQARPVVGDIDISILFNHPYRLLDAALEAIAAGIRHIIIVTEGMPPLDVVQLLHKADMTETIVLGPNCPGLIMPGQLLLGTYPTAVYQPGSIGIISRCGTLTHEVAWQLTQAGLGQSIAVGIGSGAIVGSSFAQWLQILDEDDSTDAIVLVGEINGEGEDIAAQYAEDMIDKPVIAYLAGHRLPQAATLAHSNNVLTSHLAASRYPILGNVTVSPVTRKLAALKQAGIPVAQDPSEVPNLVKAALGATT
- a CDS encoding TldD/PmbA family protein, with the protein product MATELADVSNLLSDLITRYRHRVDYLAIRLEESQGTNILLRGDRVETLSEDFSIGGQVRACYKGGWGFSSFSRLASLKTHVEEAIAAARLVGDDETILASIPVIQDTCTIPLTGTDPRQIPIQQKKQLCDYYADILHSLDARIATTSVRYGDSTQRVILATSEGTMLEQSWVDMEMRFAATARNGDTVQTGRETVGSRRAYEDLLGLDNQVRSAAQRAVDALSLQPVKGNIYTVVIDPILSGLFVHEAFGHLSEADMAYENPDLLEVMELGRRFGPEFLQIY